Genomic segment of Populus nigra chromosome 6, ddPopNigr1.1, whole genome shotgun sequence:
AATTTTTATAAGCCATTGTACTTTGGAATCGCCCACCAAGAAATGGACCTCTCCTACCATATTTTAAGAATGAGCCGGCCATTAGCCTTCTAAGCTATTTAACTCAAGATTTCCTTCTACAGGTTGATGAAAAAGGTGACAACCCAGCATGGGAAGCCATTGAATATAATGTAGGCACTGACGAAAATCCAGACCAGGTTCCTAAAGAGAGGCCCCTTCAAAAGGGATTGATAGATACTAATCAAGAAACTGACTCCACCCTTCTACACTCTCTTAAAGAGAAAGGACTAAGAGTTACTCAAGATCCTCGAAAGAAcgtttataaaatcaaatgtgATGTTGTCATTGTTGGCTCCGGTTGTGGTGGTGGAGTTGCCGCAGCTGTTCTTGCAGCTTCTGGGCAGAAGGTGTTTGTTCTTGAGAAAGGAAACTACTTTACTGCTACCGATTATTCTGGTTTGGAAGGCCCTTCCATGGACCAACTATATGAATCAGGTGGAAAACTTGCGACTACTGATGCAGAGATGCTGATCATGGCAGGATCAGCAGTCGGGGGAGGTTCTGCTGTTAACTGGTCAGCATGCATCAAAACACCAAACTCTGTGCTTCAGGAATGGACTAGGACCCAGACAATCCCACTTTTCGGAAGTTCTGAATATTTTTCTGCCATGGATGCTGTTTGTACTAGAATAGGAGTCACAGAGAGCTGTGGAGAGGAAGGATTTCAAAATCAAGTACTTCGGAAAGGGTGCGAGTCCCTTGGTATTCCTGTCAAAACCGTCCCACGAAATTCCTCAGAGAGGCATTATTGTGGCTCTTGCGGTTATGGTTGTCTaaaaggagagaagaaaggGACTGATCGTACATGGCTGGTCGATGCTGTTGATCATGGGGCAGTGATCTTAACAGGATGCAAAGCAGAGAGATTCATGTTGGAAAAGAACGAGGGTGGAagtaagagaaaaaagaaatgcgTGGGAGTGACTGCAAAAATTGTAAACAACAATATCAGAACGAGGTTGCAAATTGAGGCCAAGGTAACAATCTCAGCATGTGGAGCTCTTTTGACACCCCCTTTAATGATATCCAGTGGATTGAAGAATCAGAATATAGGGCGGAACCTTCATCTACACCCTGTACTAATGGCTTGGGGATACTTTCCAGAGTCAAATTCAGAGTTCAAGGGGAAAGTATACGAGGGTGGAATAATCACAGCAGTTCATGAAGTGTTAACAGGAGACTCCAACGCGAGGGCAATTATAGAAACTCCTGCATTAGGGCCTTCGTCATTTGTTGCGCTATGTCCCTGGGTGTCTGGACATGACATGAAGGACAGAATGGCGAAGTATGCTAGAACTGCTCACCTCATAGCAATAATAAGAGACAGCGGGTCCGGAAAAGTTACGACAGAGGGAAGGATATCCTATAAATTAGATGCAATGGACAAAGAGAATCTCAAGGCAGGGCTGCGGCAGGCATTGAGGATTTTAGTTGCAGCAGGAGCTGTCGAAGTGGGTACCCATCGAAGTGATGGGCAGAGGATCAAATGTAGAGGGATCAAAAAAGAGGATCTGGAGGAATTTTTGGACACAGTTTATGCAACTGCAGGGCCACTGTCACCGGTAGAGGACTGGATGCTGTACACCTCAGCCCATCAAATGGGGAGCTGCAGGATGGGGATTAATCAGAAAGAAGGCGCGGTTGACGAGAACGGAGAGAGTTGGGAAGCAGAGGGCCTATTTGTTTGTGATGCTAGTGTTTTGCCAAGTGCTGTCGGTGTTAATCCTATGATCACAATCCAGTCCACTGCTTACTGTCTGTCGAAGAAAATTGCAGAGTCATTATGCAGAGATTAAAGAACAATCCTGTAGAGCTTAGAGAATCCTGTTAATCTTAAACTTGTCATTTTGCAGAGATTCAAACTAATGAAACTTCACCATTTTTCTACTCCTCCCTCAAGAAGTAAAGCTTGATATTAAAATGCTTAGTTTTCCATGAAATACTAGATTATAAGAGACTCCAATTGCTGCCTAGTTATCAACTAGAATTTCTATGTTATCCTTGTGCTCTATGTATAGATCACACAAttcttttcaaccaaaaaacttGATctattgttgctgctgctgcaatGAATTCTATTTTTACAGAGGATTATGCTACAATTTATTGCTTTTTTGAGTTCCATAAGAAAACTTTTGAACCTAGGTTATAATAGTATCTTGAAGTACTTCTCATTTCTCATGTAATTAATGGATTCAGCccaatcattatataaaaatcCATATAGCTTGAATGACACTTTTTAGACTTAACATCATAGTTAATAGTGTTTTTGATATATCTTAATATTCTTTTTGCTACTTTTAAATACATTTCACTAGTACAATGCATAAATCGAGATAAAAGActtacattaaataaaatatcaagtcTTGTTACAGTAAGATACATTAAGCAACAAATTAAGcttataaaatatcttttatcaaCTTTATCAGTACCATCTTTTTTGCTCAACTTCTCATTTTGATTCATTGGCGTATTTGTTGTTTTGTATTCCTCCATgtgaaatttctttaaaatttcctttgtatattttttctaGCAGATGAATACTTCATTTTGACTTTGCTTGACTTTCATTCCAAGAAAGTATTTCATAAGACCAAGATCTGTCATTTCAAAAACATGTATCATTTCTTgtttaaattcttcaattagCCGCGCATTGCTTCGTGTTATTAAAAGATCATAAACATAAAGAGACAATATAAGAACATCATTGTTCTTCTTCTTGACATAATGAGTGGCCTCGGATAAGCTTTTTTCAAAACCAAAGCTTAGCAAATGATCATCTATTCTGCTGTACCAGGCTCTAGATGCTTGCTTTAGTCTATAAAGAGTCTTTTTTAACAAGTAGACTTTATCTTCTTCACCTTGAATCATAAATCCATCTGGTTGCTCCACATATATTTCTTCTTGTAGAACACCATTTAAGCATGTTGATTTAATATCTATCTGGAAAACTTTCTAACTATTTTGTGTTGCTATAGCTAGTAACGATTTGATTGTATCTAATCTGGCAATAGGAGGAAAAGTGTTAGAGTAATCAACACCAAAAATCCGAGCATACCTTCTAATTGCAAGCCTGGCCTTGTGTTTGTTGATTGAATTGTCtgcatttagtttagttttgcACACTTACTTCgctttaatgacttttttatctTCAGGTCTGTCAACTAATTCCCAAACACTCTTTTTCTGAATCATTGACATCTCCGCCTCCTTTACTTTGTGCCACTTGAGGTCTTTGAGAGCTTCTTCATGTTTAGCAACCTCATATATTGACACATTACATCTTTGATAGATGtttaaaagtgattttgtaTCTTTGATTGAAGGATTATCTTCTAATTCATTCTGGCATTGAGGTGTTGTTTGATCTTCAAAAAGATTGTTCTTTTAAGAATCCTTCAAGTCTCATTGCTCATGTTCATTGCAATTTACAGCTCTTGTGATAGTCATCTTCTATGTTTATGGATGATACACTTTATAGGCTTTAGAGGCTGAACTGTAGCACACAAAGATGTCAAATATTGCTTTCTTGTCAAGTTTGTCACGCTTAACTTGTGGAATATGAGCAGAACACATACTGCCAAACATTTTAAGAAAGTGTAGTAAAGGTTTGTATTCACACCAAGCTTCAAATGGTGTTTTATCTTCCAAAAACTTCGTTGGAAgttgattttaaagaaaaattaatgtatTAGCTGCCTTTGCTCAAAACTCATTTGGCAACTCCTTATGTAACATGCATCTAGCCATCttcattatatatatgtttcttcTTTCACTGACTCCATTTTGTTTTGGAGTGTAGGGAACAATGTGTTGATGCTTAATGCCAACATCATcttgataaaacaaattaaattttgttaagGTGTACTCCTTTTCATTATCTGATCTTACAATTTGAATTTTGCAGCAACTTTGATTTTCCATCATTTTCTTGAACTTCCAGAAAACTCTAACCACTTTTAACTTGAATTTCAAGAGAAAAATCTAGTACATTCTTTTGCCTTTGACTtcctggtttttctttttttatgacttttgaTCTAAGTCATGGTTGGATTGTTTGGCAATGGAGGAACTTCATAATCCTCTTCCACAACTTCTCATAGATCTAACGCCTTCATGTATCTAATTTTCACTCCTAAAGCTTTCTTGAACTTCTAGAAAACTCTAGCCACTTCTaacttgaatttcaagaaaaaaatccattacattcttttgcttttgacttcttagtttttctttccttatgacTTTTGATCTAAGTCATGGTTGGATTGTTTGACAATGGAGGAACTTTATAATTCTCTTTCATAACTTCTCATAGATCTAACGCTTTCAGGTATCTCCATGTATTTTCACTCCCAAAGCTGACATTTTTCTCCATTGAAGACAAGAGGAGCAATTTGACTTCCATCACAGGTCCCTTCAAAAGAAAACTATGATaccaattgatgatttttttccaaAGTAAAGGAGGAAAcacaagaaatttaaaaacttcaaggataaaaatactaatttgcAACAAACAAGGGATAAttgattactattattatttaataaacatccttataattaaataatagtaaaagaaaaatgaaatgctAACTAATAGCcacaaatcatgcaatgatCTACAGTAAAATATTAACTTCTAAAAACTAGGACAACTTTATTggctagaaataaaaaatctgaagctaacagaaaagaaaagtaacaTGGACTTTTGGTAGTCCTAAGCAATCTTCAATATTgtccaaaaaattaatttgtttccgTAGGAATTTCGTGTCTCCTTTTGATCTTCAAAAtgcttaaaattcattttagcgATATATTCATTGttaaaaaaccatttcaattaaaaaatttaagatattaatcaaggtttaaaaaatagtttaatattactttttaacATGCTCTCTCAATTAATAgctatcaattcaaaaatttaaattgttaagtgggtggtggtgagattcgaacttgaAACCATTTAGTTATctattagaaaattatttttttaaaaaaaacttaacttttAGATGAGTTCACAAAGTTCTCTAACATCCACTTCATTCAACTCAACCCAACTATTTGTTATATCATGCAAAATTTTCATTGAAAGGGCAGcgaaatttttcaaaatttctactTAAAACGTACCAGGAGTAATGTGGATTTTGTAGCTACCAATTGATGTTCTCCGAGTCATTACCACAGGAAACGAAAATTTTTGGTAGTTTCATTCATATAATCCAATCGAAGTTAGAATTCCCAAATATTGTACAAGATAATACAAAGTAAACTTGATGTTCGCTTTCTTCATTACACTCGGAGCTTTACAATCGCAGAATCAATTGGATCTGTGCAGAATGACAAGGATACTCGCGCATTTTCTTATAAGATGCGGATTCCATATATGTCAACAGAAGAAGTACTGAATATGGCCCATTTATGTAATTATGTCCGCCTTCCAGGGACTTCACCTGGAATGAACTTGCAAGGGAACTCTATACATTTTGATGGAAGAACATCTCAGCCATCAGAATCAGTCTCACGGAATGGCAGCGGAACTGCCTTCACTGCCCTGAACTTTCCAACATTATTCAGATGTTCATTCTCCAACCTGTTTCGAGACATTCTGACGAATATTAGAAGATCGGAAATTTTCGTCTCTATAGATCACAAAGTTCTTGTCATCAACATTCCTAAGTTATTTCAGGTTGAAATAAAAGGTACCTGTAAAAATTCCAATGGCCACGTCGAATTACCTCCAAAGAAGCCAAGAAAAAATCTAACATACGTGACTCAACCTCATTATTGAAGCGGAACCCCATGACAGTCTCCACCCAAGCAACTCTAAGAACTATGTTCAGGGCCTGCAATTCAATTTCTCAATCTGTTAAGAACTTCCATATTTAAACTTTTGACAGGAAGGACATGGAGGATTTAAATGGAGGGAGAACTCACGATGGACATGTAATAGACGCTTTTGTTCTTTAGAATCAAATCATCTCTTAGCCACAGATTCTTGGATTTAGAGTTGAGAAGTCCCCAGTCCTTAACAAAATCCCAGTACAATTGATATAAGGTAGCAAACACAGAAGTAACCAGGACTATACCTAACCATAGGTGGTTCTTCTGCGTAGAGTAAGTAATCCTCGCACCGGCTGCCACCATGGCAGAAACGTACTTCCCCATGTTAGCCAAATGGTTCAGGTCACTTTCATCAAACCATCTTCTTGCACACTttcattaacaagaaaaatgtaTTAATTGGAGCCATAAAGAAAGTTGGCTATGAGtgactaaaaattaaatgatttttcattatccaataaaaaatgTGTTAATTGGAGCAAAAAAAGTGCAATGTTGTTAAGGGGTATATATTATACCTGCATAGCACGCCAATAGTAAGGCAAAAATGAAATTACATAAGCAAGCTCCCTGTATAGCCTTCCGGAATTGCAGGTTTCATATCTATGAGTCTTGAAACTCCCAGCTAGAAAGTAACAAGCTGTGGATTCCATGTGCCTCATTAATGGAATCTGTATGAAAATCAAAACGAGGATTATCCAGGCTGCAAACTAATAGaaacaaagagagaagaaaatatagAAGGCTTCTAGCAGTAAGTTATATGCTAACAAGAGAAATCACCTGGCTAGTAAGTTGGTCTGCCATGAAAAAGTCGACCATCAAAACCTGCATATATGGTGTTCCAATCAAGCAAACCAAAAAACAGAATTTTGTGTTATTACACTGAAAAGTTCTTATAATGTTCAACAAAATAAGTAAGCAAGCATACCTTGTAAAATGGAGAGCAGACAGTGTTTCTTATAATACGGACGAAGCAATAACGTGTTGGACGATAGAAGATGTCAAATGGGCAGATGAGCACGAAAACAAAAATCTGAAAAATGTGTTCGGACATCCGCATCAATCTCTAGTTTGGTATCACATCCAATTACAGGTCTGATGACCTTCAAAGGAAAATGATTTCTACTTGTGCAAACATTCAATGCTGGTGCATACAGACTAGTAGGAAAACTTAAAACAGGAACCAGTAACACTTACCAGGAGGAGAATCCCAGGAATGGCATCAACATGGTTTGGCGAAAAACCGCTAGCCCTTAAGAGAAGATGGATTACCATTGCCGCAACCACCGAGGTCATGAAGGTGGTGCAAATGAGAAAGGCGTCTCTGTACTTGAGGGCTGTGCTGGGTTGGAATTCAAAAATGAAGTTGTAGTTGATCCTTGTTCCCTTCCACATGAGGAGGTTGCACCCATACATAAACAAGTGCAAACTTAACAAGGCAAAGACACTGCATAAGATCACATTTGGTTCATCAATTGCGTTGTTGCTTGCAATTTGCATTCTCCTACTTAATAAACCCTTCAGTTCTTGTCAATCCAGTTAAAAGGAATGCCGTTTTAGTCACCTAGTCCATTGAAACATAACAAGTGCTTCCAATTCTTTGccaaacatttttttgttaaaaagatTCTAGAGTAAATGGACTGCTAATTGCAACATTAGTacataatttatgattttttttggtcaaatcGATCTGCAAATTTTAAGTTGAAAATCATGTAGACAATATATGTGAAGAATTACTAGGTGGATTAAAGATAATGTTTATAAAGTCACCTGAAAACAGGGTAGACAGTTTCCACATATGATCTTTCAGAATTTGGCCTAAAAATACCAGATAAGTGAGCCAAGATTGCGTATACACTGAACAGTGATACAAAACAGCCAGTAAATAATCCT
This window contains:
- the LOC133696846 gene encoding long-chain-alcohol oxidase FAO1, whose protein sequence is MRRECHPLLRGGRNRESKYNHGLSSAEMESLSSLCETILPSLSPIPKFDGKQNQPTKAVQAFYRASASQTPMPDEMAELLTKRGLPEAVFMVRLVLWLLSTRLGTFLLCGSLCFGEKWPYFKNFSSIPLDKRERVLQKWFKHRFFTPIRTAFVYVKILVLYVFFSRVDEKGDNPAWEAIEYNVGTDENPDQVPKERPLQKGLIDTNQETDSTLLHSLKEKGLRVTQDPRKNVYKIKCDVVIVGSGCGGGVAAAVLAASGQKVFVLEKGNYFTATDYSGLEGPSMDQLYESGGKLATTDAEMLIMAGSAVGGGSAVNWSACIKTPNSVLQEWTRTQTIPLFGSSEYFSAMDAVCTRIGVTESCGEEGFQNQVLRKGCESLGIPVKTVPRNSSERHYCGSCGYGCLKGEKKGTDRTWLVDAVDHGAVILTGCKAERFMLEKNEGGSKRKKKCVGVTAKIVNNNIRTRLQIEAKVTISACGALLTPPLMISSGLKNQNIGRNLHLHPVLMAWGYFPESNSEFKGKVYEGGIITAVHEVLTGDSNARAIIETPALGPSSFVALCPWVSGHDMKDRMAKYARTAHLIAIIRDSGSGKVTTEGRISYKLDAMDKENLKAGLRQALRILVAAGAVEVGTHRSDGQRIKCRGIKKEDLEEFLDTVYATAGPLSPVEDWMLYTSAHQMGSCRMGINQKEGAVDENGESWEAEGLFVCDASVLPSAVGVNPMITIQSTAYCLSKKIAESLCRD
- the LOC133696302 gene encoding phosphate transporter PHO1 isoform X2, yielding MVKFSKELEAQLIPEWKDAFVNYWQLKKQIKKIKLSQKSAHPHRVLDHEYGLSIFDPIRSLANNISSKLFHSETMTEIIQVRSKSMEDGDEEVYQTELVQLFSEEDEVRVFFEGLDEELNKVNQFYKTKESEFLERGEILNKQLEILLDLKRILNERRRKPNAGVLSRSWSSSPRNSDFSDSQTDEIIAALEKNGINFINSATRTKTKKGKHKMAMRIDIPATTPTRTITAVTSMLWEDLVNNPKKEGAGDFINRKKIQCAEKMIRGAFVELYRGLGLLKTYSSLNMVAFTKILKKFDKVSNQQASASYLKVVKRSHFISSDKIVRLMDDVESIFTKHFANNDRKKAMKFLRPQRQRESHMVTFFVGLFTGCFVSLFSVYAILAHLSGIFRPNSERSYVETVYPVFSVFALLSLHLFMYGCNLLMWKGTRINYNFIFEFQPSTALKYRDAFLICTTFMTSVVAAMVIHLLLRASGFSPNHVDAIPGILLLIFVFVLICPFDIFYRPTRYCFVRIIRNTVCSPFYKVLMVDFFMADQLTSQIPLMRHMESTACYFLAGSFKTHRYETCNSGRLYRELAYVISFLPYYWRAMQCARRWFDESDLNHLANMGKYVSAMVAAGARITYSTQKNHLWLGIVLVTSVFATLYQLYWDFVKDWGLLNSKSKNLWLRDDLILKNKSVYYMSIALNIVLRVAWVETVMGFRFNNEVESRMLDFFLASLEVIRRGHWNFYRLENEHLNNVGKFRAVKAVPLPFRETDSDG
- the LOC133696302 gene encoding phosphate transporter PHO1 isoform X1; translation: MVKFSKELEAQLIPEWKDAFVNYWQLKKQIKKIKLSQKSAHPHRVLDHEYGLSIFDPIRSLANNISSKLFHSETMTEIIQVRSKSMEDGDEEVYQTELVQLFSEEDEVRVFFEGLDEELNKVNQFYKTKESEFLERGEILNKQLEILLDLKRILNERRRKPNAGVLSRSWSSSPRNSDFSESATESNEISTDSQTDEIIAALEKNGINFINSATRTKTKKGKHKMAMRIDIPATTPTRTITAVTSMLWEDLVNNPKKEGAGDFINRKKIQCAEKMIRGAFVELYRGLGLLKTYSSLNMVAFTKILKKFDKVSNQQASASYLKVVKRSHFISSDKIVRLMDDVESIFTKHFANNDRKKAMKFLRPQRQRESHMVTFFVGLFTGCFVSLFSVYAILAHLSGIFRPNSERSYVETVYPVFSVFALLSLHLFMYGCNLLMWKGTRINYNFIFEFQPSTALKYRDAFLICTTFMTSVVAAMVIHLLLRASGFSPNHVDAIPGILLLIFVFVLICPFDIFYRPTRYCFVRIIRNTVCSPFYKVLMVDFFMADQLTSQIPLMRHMESTACYFLAGSFKTHRYETCNSGRLYRELAYVISFLPYYWRAMQCARRWFDESDLNHLANMGKYVSAMVAAGARITYSTQKNHLWLGIVLVTSVFATLYQLYWDFVKDWGLLNSKSKNLWLRDDLILKNKSVYYMSIALNIVLRVAWVETVMGFRFNNEVESRMLDFFLASLEVIRRGHWNFYRLENEHLNNVGKFRAVKAVPLPFRETDSDG